One stretch of Segatella copri DNA includes these proteins:
- a CDS encoding AAA family ATPase, which translates to MEQRLIGREAELKLLNEYINSNRSEFIAVYGRRRVGKTFLIRKAVEDHFAFFMTGMNGVAKGEQLVNFSISLQKYTHSTTLQTFKSWLLAFYALSQYIETLPEGKKVIFIDELPWMDTAKSGFIPALENFWNSWAVLRNDIKLIVCGSATSWMINNLIRNRGGLHNRLTHHLIVKPFTLHECEEYFKAYHFGYSRKQIAECYMVMGGIPYYLSMMDKSKSLAQNIDQLFFADNAELKDEFNDLYRALFKKSADHIAVVTALATKGMGMTRQELVKASGGKDNGAFSTVLEELEQCGFIRLYEPFSTVNKMTSDIRQKRNTLFQLVDFYTLFYFRFIKHNKYQDSSFWSSSQNSQLYHTWAGLSFEMLCLNHIDKIKHALGISGVQTLVCSWRSSNTEKGTQIDLLIDRKDETINICEMKFYKSEFEISKEYEEKLLEKLRIFTEETKTSKSLLLTLITSFGLKQNKHSDIVQKQITMDELFI; encoded by the coding sequence ATGGAACAGAGACTGATAGGAAGAGAAGCAGAACTCAAACTGCTCAATGAATATATAAACTCCAATAGATCAGAGTTTATCGCCGTCTATGGAAGACGACGTGTAGGAAAGACTTTTCTCATCAGAAAAGCCGTAGAGGACCATTTTGCCTTCTTCATGACAGGAATGAACGGAGTTGCCAAAGGCGAACAGCTTGTCAACTTCAGCATTTCCCTGCAAAAATATACCCACTCCACCACTCTGCAGACATTCAAGAGCTGGCTGCTGGCATTCTATGCCCTGTCACAATACATAGAAACACTTCCGGAAGGCAAGAAAGTAATATTCATCGATGAATTGCCATGGATGGATACCGCCAAATCGGGATTCATACCAGCACTGGAAAACTTTTGGAACAGCTGGGCAGTACTGCGCAACGACATCAAACTCATCGTTTGCGGATCCGCCACCTCCTGGATGATCAACAACCTGATTCGCAACCGTGGTGGCTTGCACAACCGACTGACCCATCATCTGATTGTAAAACCATTCACCCTGCACGAATGTGAAGAATACTTCAAGGCTTACCACTTCGGCTACAGCCGAAAACAGATAGCAGAATGCTATATGGTTATGGGAGGAATACCTTATTATCTGTCTATGATGGATAAATCGAAAAGTCTGGCACAGAACATCGACCAACTGTTTTTCGCAGACAATGCAGAATTGAAAGATGAGTTCAACGACTTATACAGAGCTTTGTTTAAGAAATCAGCCGACCATATCGCCGTGGTTACTGCCCTTGCTACCAAAGGAATGGGTATGACCCGACAGGAACTGGTCAAGGCATCGGGAGGAAAAGATAATGGAGCCTTCTCTACTGTACTGGAAGAATTGGAACAATGCGGATTCATCCGTCTGTATGAACCATTCAGTACAGTCAATAAGATGACTTCCGACATTCGCCAAAAGCGAAATACCTTATTCCAATTAGTAGATTTCTATACGCTCTTCTACTTCCGTTTCATCAAGCACAACAAGTATCAGGATTCCAGTTTCTGGTCATCCTCCCAAAACAGTCAGCTATACCATACTTGGGCTGGCTTGTCTTTCGAGATGCTTTGTCTAAACCATATAGACAAAATCAAGCATGCCCTGGGAATTTCGGGAGTACAGACCTTGGTTTGCTCATGGCGAAGCAGCAATACAGAAAAGGGAACTCAAATAGATTTGCTGATAGACCGGAAAGATGAAACCATCAATATCTGTGAGATGAAATTCTACAAGAGCGAATTCGAAATCAGCAAGGAATATGAGGAGAAGTTGCTGGAGAAACTGCGTATCTTCACAGAAGAGACGAAAACATCCAAATCGCTTCTCCTCACATTGATTACTTCTTTCGGATTGAAGCAGAACAAACATAGCGACATCGTACAGAAACAGATTACGATGGATGAATTGTTTATTTAA
- a CDS encoding winged helix-turn-helix transcriptional regulator, with product MEEVPPRVEYSLTPIAKDFLREISYVIEWGQLHFEQIVKGRK from the coding sequence ATTGAAGAAGTTCCTCCAAGGGTGGAATATTCTCTCACACCAATAGCCAAGGACTTCTTGCGAGAAATCAGTTACGTCATAGAATGGGGGCAGCTGCATTTTGAGCAGATAGTGAAGGGTAGAAAATAA
- a CDS encoding energy transducer TonB: MKELVGIILLTVLVVFGSCNSNTNVSLVGTSPQLFDVCQVSTGNPDYRNKELFINELKRKCKYPIEFQKNNLEAYVAIEYKTDQQGYIVKKRVVICDNKKFKKITLEIFNQVKTLKIATTEKIDTIYFQYKIQGSPTLIHSKVDVKIIGYGYNNKSILMK; this comes from the coding sequence ATGAAGGAATTAGTGGGTATTATATTATTGACAGTTTTGGTAGTATTTGGTTCATGCAACTCCAATACTAATGTGTCTCTTGTGGGAACATCTCCGCAACTATTTGATGTATGCCAAGTAAGCACAGGTAATCCTGACTATAGAAATAAAGAGTTGTTTATAAACGAATTGAAAAGAAAATGTAAATATCCTATTGAGTTTCAAAAAAATAATTTGGAGGCATACGTTGCTATTGAGTACAAGACAGACCAACAAGGATATATTGTAAAAAAAAGAGTGGTTATTTGCGACAATAAAAAATTCAAAAAGATAACATTGGAAATATTCAATCAAGTTAAAACTCTCAAAATAGCCACAACAGAGAAAATAGATACAATCTACTTCCAATACAAGATACAAGGTTCACCAACTTTAATCCATTCAAAAGTAGATGTCAAGATTATCGGCTATGGCTACAATAATAAATCAATTTTAATGAAGTAA